From Mytilus edulis chromosome 9, xbMytEdul2.2, whole genome shotgun sequence, the proteins below share one genomic window:
- the LOC139489644 gene encoding uncharacterized protein produces the protein MMSTTKRSAGKSSTSIASKIRKKLDSSDVHSDSKTKKIIPKRNEEQSIKLSNDPNTSQVKQIKKTTSAIKALDYTFYNRPCEDLAKELLGKKLVRLSDKGERLCGTIVETEAYLGHPDKGAHSYKGKTNKNEAMFMEPGTAYVYHIHSYCCMNISSKGDGAAVLLRALEPVENIPSMIKLRQKRTPGKTFKSHELCNGPSKLCLSLDVTKDQINKEDMTKSTKIWMEDGDEIKPDRIVHCKRININYAEEWVDKPLRYYIQGNKCVSKLDKEAEKAM, from the exons ATGATGTCTACAACAAAGAGGTCAGCGGGAAAAAGTTCTACATCAATAGCctcaaaaatcagaaaaaaacttgACTCCAGTGATGTCCATAGTgattctaaaactaaaaaaataataccCAAAAGAAATGAAGAGCAATCCATCAAGTTGTCTAATGACCCAAATACAAGTCaagtgaaacaaataaaaaagactaCTAGTGCTATAAAAGCTTTAGACTATACCTTCTATAACAGGCCATGTGAGGACCTTGCAAAGGAGTTACTTGGTAAGAAATTGGTACGACTATCTGATAAAGGAGAGAGACTATGTGGTACCATTGTTGAAACAGAAGCCTACCTTGGACATCCAGACAAAGGAGCTCATTCATACAAAggaaagacaaataaaaatgaagcaATGTTTATGGAGCCTGGAACAGCTTACGTTTACCACATACATAGCTACTGTTGTATGAACATATCAAGTAAAG gGGATGGTGCAGCTGTCCTTCTGAGAGCTCTGGAACCTGTAGAAAACATTCCAAGTATGATTAAACTACGACAAAAAAGAACTCCTGGAAAAACTTTCAAGTCACATGAACTTTGTAATGGTCCATCTAAACTGTGTCTATCTCTGGATGTCACTAAagaccaaataaacaaagaagaCATGACAAAATCGACAAAGATATGGATGGAAGATGGTGATGAAATAAAACCTGACAGAATTGTCCATTGTAAACGAATAAATATTAACTATGCAGAAGAATGGGTTGATAAACCATTGAGATATTACATACAGGGTAATAAATGTGTTAGTAAATTAGATAAAGAGGCAGAAAAAGcaatgtaa